A stretch of Bacteroidales bacterium DNA encodes these proteins:
- a CDS encoding septum formation initiator family protein, translating into MLHFIGKILINRYFLTLVAFAVWMIFFDNNSLKRQRILNARIDEIKGMRAFYMIEIAKNNKAIYELETNLETIETYAREKYMMKRDSEDVYIVTRE; encoded by the coding sequence ATGCTTCATTTTATCGGCAAAATACTGATAAATAGGTATTTCCTGACCCTGGTGGCTTTTGCTGTCTGGATGATCTTTTTTGATAACAACAGCTTGAAACGTCAGCGCATATTAAATGCCAGGATCGATGAGATCAAGGGGATGAGGGCGTTTTATATGATCGAAATTGCCAAAAATAATAAGGCTATCTATGAACTTGAGACCAATCTTGAAACGATAGAAACGTACGCGAGGGAAAAATACATGATGAAGCGCGACAGCGAAGACGTTTATATTGTCACCAGGGAATGA